GCTCCTGGAAGTTTCACAACAACACTCATCGTGTCTTCTAAAGCTTCAAAATCAGTAGCTTCCCCTGGATAAATCACCACTATATCGCCTTTAGAATACTCCATATCATTCATCTTTACTTTACCACTAATAATGACGGTAATTTCTATTGCAATTTTATGATGATGTTTTTCCTCAGCATCACCTTTTTTGTACTCTTTTACGCCAACTTCTACATCGTTAGTTTTAAAAATGCTAGGCTCAAAATTGCCTACAAACCAACCACGAATCATTTCATCGAGTTTATAATTTTTCACGATCAATCCTTTAAAACAAAATCATCATTTAATAGATTTGCTACTTCACTTAATGATATATTTTTAGTTAATTTCTTAAGCGTTTTTAATCCTTTCATATTCATTGATTTTTGTATGGGAATAAAAAGTAAAATAACGATTTTTATCAATTGAAATATTTATAACCTTTTTATTTTCCAAAATCAATTCGTTTAATACTGGAGCAATAAAATATTTTCCATCATAATTAACATCTTTTTTAATCATACTAAAAGCCGAGTTTATAAAATATTTGGCTTTATTAAAATAATAAAATCCTGCTATTGCATTCTTACTCACAGGTCTTTTCTCAAAAGCTTCCAAAACAAAATTTGCCTCATTACATTTTACATAAGCCCATCTTGGATGAACGCTTTCAAAACTTAACACACCCGCATCATTTAAAGATAATTTAGAAATAAATTCACTCAAATCATACTCAAAAATCTGATCCATATTGACGATGAGTAGAGGTTCATTTAAATCAATCTGATCAATGGTCATTAAAGCAGAACAAACCATACCACTAGTTTCTTTTTTAAGAATAACAATTTTACTTTGATTATTGGTTAAAACATTGATTGCATCATCTAAGTGATAGCGCTTTACATCTTCTTCTTTTAATATAAAAATAAAACATTTATTTTCAATATTTTCATAATTTTTGATAAAATGTTCTAGCATAGTTTTTCCACAAATTTCAATAAAGGGCTTTGGAAAGCCATCTTTTTCATCGTCAAAAAAATAACTTTTACCTGCAATAGGAACCATTATATTTAACACTTTAATTCCTTTTCAAATTTTAAAATATAGTTTTTGATATTTTCATAATTTACCTCATCAACTTCACCAACAACCATAACATTAGCTCCACTTGCCCTAGCTGCTTTTATGCCGTTTTCATTATCTTCTATTATCATGCACTCTTTAGGTTTTAAATTTAATCTTTTTATAGCTTTAACATACATTTCAGGATCAGGTTTTCCTTTTTTAACGTCTTCATTGGAGATATAAAAATCTAAATAATTTTCAAGAGCCGATTTTTTCATCATCAAATCAATACTATTGCGTATAGAATTAGAACAAACTGCCATTTTATAGCCCTCATTTTTCAACTTTGATAAAGCATATTGGTGATGAAATCTAGGTTTGCATAAGCTATAAACCATTTCCATAGTGTATTGTTGTTTTAATTCATTTATAAAATCATGCAAGGATTCAGGCAAATTTCTATCTAGCGAAAGCATTTTTAGCTTATCCTTAGTTGGCAAACCATCAAAAGTCGTTAGGTGTTCAAATCTAGTGATTTCCATACCAAAAAGTTTTAAAGCTTTATTTAAAGCCTCATAATGCCAATCCTTAGCTTCAATTAATACTCCATCCATATCAAAAATGACAGCTTTTATTTTAGTCATTAAAAAACTCCCTTGCTTCATCAGGATAATCGGTACAAATCATTAGTTTGTCTTTTACTTGCAGTTCTTTTTCTATTTGTTTGTATTCTGACCACTCTTTTTTATAGTCTCTTTTATGGAGCTCTGGAGAAACTATACAAACTAATTTATTGTTATTGATATGTTGTTTTATAATATTTTTATGTATCCAGTGTGAGTAAAATTCATCCATCCAAACACCGCAAGCTTTTTCATAGAAACTAGGTTCTTTTTCATATTCGCTTTGTCTAGTAAAAACATTAAAATTTAAATCAATATAGCTTAAAGCATCAGGAATTGACATATCAAATACAAAATAATTTGTAATTTCATATTTTTGAATCAGTTGCTTAAGTAAAATTTGAAGACCATCAGCCTTTATATTTAAGGCTAAGGGCAAATTTGTATCCCATTTTTTATAAAATTTGAAAAAATCTTCTAATTTTAAACAATTCTCATCAGCCATATCATGAGATATAACTATCTCTTTTCTCCAATCTCTTAAATCCGTCTCAAGACCATAAAAATTAATAAAACTTTTCTCAAAAGCTACAATAGAATTTTTTTCTTTTTCAGTTTTCCAATAGCCACGATGTGAAAGTATATTCATTAATTTTTGCCTTTATCTTTTTTTAATTTTGGAAGTTCTATAAACAAAAATTTTAAAAATCCACCTTTATACCAATTTTTAGCGGCTTTAGCTAAAAGTTTCCCTACTTCATAGCAAAAACTCTCTTCAATCTTTAAATTTTCTTGATTGTTATGAAATTGTTGTGTTATTTGGTTGTAATTTATAAATTTTCTTTTCCAAATTTTATGTTTTATATAAGAAAATATCAGCGAAAAAGGCAAAAGTATATTTTTTTGATTTATGCAAATATATCCTAATTTATAAAATAAGCGATTTTTTAAATATTGTTCATTTGTGTAGAAAATAAAAAGCAGTTTTCTTTCTAAAATTTTAAAATCTTCCAAAAAAGGCTGGCATTTATATGCCAAATTCCACCATATTTTATAATATTTATGCCACAATTCACTTTCATTAAAGTAATTAATCTGCAAACTATACTCCCAAGGTTTGAGCACAGGTAAAAAATGAATAATTTTTGCATTTTGATGATAAAATGAAATGTCTTTTTTATTTATTGTTTGTTTGACGTCGATAGATTCTTCGTCTAAATATGGCAATAAAAGAAATAGAAATCGATGCTTAAAAAGTCTGCCTAGAAAAAAATCATAAGTTTGCGGAAGCGCTAAAAAATCACTCGCATCCAAAACAGCATGCAATACAGATTCATCACAAAGAAAATTTTCTTCCATTAAGTATGAATTTATAATATTTAAACATTTTTCATATATATTATGCTTTTCCCAATTTCTGCAATGAAATAAAACAACTGCTAAATTATAATGTTCGCTACACAATTTTAGTTGTTCATTTGGATTTTG
The sequence above is a segment of the Campylobacter sp. MIT 12-8780 genome. Coding sequences within it:
- a CDS encoding glycosyltransferase family 2 protein, producing the protein MLNIMVPIAGKSYFFDDEKDGFPKPFIEICGKTMLEHFIKNYENIENKCFIFILKEEDVKRYHLDDAINVLTNNQSKIVILKKETSGMVCSALMTIDQIDLNEPLLIVNMDQIFEYDLSEFISKLSLNDAGVLSFESVHPRWAYVKCNEANFVLEAFEKRPVSKNAIAGFYYFNKAKYFINSAFSMIKKDVNYDGKYFIAPVLNELILENKKVINISIDKNRYFTFYSHTKINEYERIKNA
- a CDS encoding HAD family hydrolase, with product MTKIKAVIFDMDGVLIEAKDWHYEALNKALKLFGMEITRFEHLTTFDGLPTKDKLKMLSLDRNLPESLHDFINELKQQYTMEMVYSLCKPRFHHQYALSKLKNEGYKMAVCSNSIRNSIDLMMKKSALENYLDFYISNEDVKKGKPDPEMYVKAIKRLNLKPKECMIIEDNENGIKAARASGANVMVVGEVDEVNYENIKNYILKFEKELKC
- a CDS encoding glycosyltransferase, giving the protein MFHIALVCSNEHCKFAAVAMCNVIDRIDPKKKFKDMFDNSKINKELQDYKKLDYNCLSAEEQEEGCVFHILTDGIDDSNLAKLNELETILNKKYPCKLQIHKIATDFLESKGAIRWKGSYAIWLRIFIVSFIPKDVNLCLYIDSDMIINCDLRELFTLDLGDKILSSYHVFTNENWFIKNKQNPNEQLKLCSEHYNLAVVLFHCRNWEKHNIYEKCLNIINSYLMEENFLCDESVLHAVLDASDFLALPQTYDFFLGRLFKHRFLFLLLPYLDEESIDVKQTINKKDISFYHQNAKIIHFLPVLKPWEYSLQINYFNESELWHKYYKIWWNLAYKCQPFLEDFKILERKLLFIFYTNEQYLKNRLFYKLGYICINQKNILLPFSLIFSYIKHKIWKRKFINYNQITQQFHNNQENLKIEESFCYEVGKLLAKAAKNWYKGGFLKFLFIELPKLKKDKGKN